The following are from one region of the Strix uralensis isolate ZFMK-TIS-50842 chromosome 4, bStrUra1, whole genome shotgun sequence genome:
- the NDUFAF1 gene encoding complex I intermediate-associated protein 30, mitochondrial — MALTITWLNNAYLRGRCCRQKVLHPLLGPLLSDSMSKLYSSYRRPGSQPEKKRSWQNTDFSFKKGIDVLKTQLSMLKKETEDYLIGPGGHPLSQYLLEQTRVLWEFRSQEDLKKWVISSDVEIGGKSEVYLKLGRNNQAALLYGTLNTEVPRDGETKYSGYCSMRAKPPVGSFARKKYYDWSNFNSLYLRVRGDGRPWMVNIYTDPYFSHQKDDLYNYFMFTRGGPYWEEIKIPFSKFFLSSRGRVQDDQHPIWLDKISTLGFTIGDKVDGPFQLEIDFIGLLNDRAHTEEFAYETYEKNPPV; from the exons ATGGCTCTGACTATTACGTGGCTGAACAATGCTTACTTACGTGGTAGGTGCTGCAGGCAAAAAGTTTTGCACCCTTTACTCGGACCTCTCCTCAGTGATTCCATGTCAAAATTGTATAGCAGCTACAGGAGACCAGGGTCACAGCCTGAGAAAAAAAGGTCTTGGCAAAATACCGATTTCAGTTTTAAGAAGGGCATTGATGTCTTAAAGACTCAGCTAAGCATGCTAAAGAAGGAGACCGAAGATTACTTAATAGGACCTGGAGGCCATCCACTTAGTCAGTACCTGTTGGAACAGACAAGGGTGTTGTGGGAGTTTCGAAGccaagaagatttaaaaaaatgggtGATTTCCTCTGATGTAGAGATTGGAGGGAAAAGTGAAGTTTACCTCAAATTGGGTAGGAATAACCAGGCTGCTCTGCTGTATGGAACCCTCAATACGGAAGTACCTCGTGATGGGGAGACAAAATACAGTGGATATTGTAGTATGAGAGCTAAACCGCCAGTG GGATCTTTTGCTAGGAAGAAGTATTATGACTGGTCAAACTTCAACAGTCTGTATTTACGTGTCCGTGGCGATGGCAGACCTTGGATGGTAAACATTTATACAGACCCTTACTTCTCTCATCAAAAGGATGATCTCTACAACTACTTCATGTTCACCCGAGGAGGCCCATACTGGGAGGAAATAAAG ATTCCGTTCTCCAAATTCTTTCTCTCCAGTCGGGGAAGAGTCCAGGATGACCAACATCCTATCTGGTTAGACAAG ATCAGTACCCTTGGATTCACAATCGGAGATAAAGTAGATGGTCCGTTCCAGCTGGAGATTGATTTTATCGGCCTGCTAAACGATAGAGCTCATACAGAGGAATTTGCCTATGAAACATATGAAAAGAATCCTCCAGTCTAA